One part of the Bacteroidia bacterium genome encodes these proteins:
- a CDS encoding T9SS type A sorting domain-containing protein: MKFTFSGVVLIIFLLLNQSLQANDCSSAANLTLNNPTSIVLDACNNTDLAGGVYPCANCDQDAWFTIDLAGTNLIQQHVRFNIEANGSAELNAVLMYSDSWEESGDICTWSNATAALGLQRNINICNINITGIGDIYELDSYGLDGSGKYVLLIEKTTTPGTATTITITPEILGTCNAPANDRCSSPLALGSGNGIDPMAPSPNVPAWSDAMKASTACATKQRISRATVGNPGTALVVTEDHYDYKPFGQPRRYTGNIGDGAKFLGSPVSQADTYLENTLYYSFTVPGTGTNSDWNLAIGNSGGCSQEPNDMVVMILNNLDCSDADNSGLRASQKISMDNGLAAGLPSYTFSSLTLTGGNTYYVVVDGTRASQCDFCMLLYNGGVVNPILPAELSNFNGYNQGIENILLWETSLEENHDYFSVERSLDGENFEEIGRVQGIGNAEAGNSYSFIDPSAKVGLNYYRLNMIDIDGSSYYSRSIQILREAPSTALISLYPNPARSEVELYFSSEESGTAYAEIIDIKGRKVLSKRIKTAPGEQKEKIKLDELASGIYAIKFQMGAYVKVQKLIKQ; the protein is encoded by the coding sequence TAATAATACCGACCTGGCTGGCGGGGTTTATCCCTGTGCAAATTGTGATCAGGACGCATGGTTCACGATAGACCTTGCAGGAACCAATCTCATCCAGCAGCATGTCCGTTTTAATATTGAGGCAAATGGATCTGCGGAACTCAATGCAGTGCTGATGTATTCAGATTCATGGGAAGAAAGTGGAGACATATGTACCTGGAGCAATGCTACTGCAGCTTTAGGACTACAAAGAAACATCAACATCTGTAACATAAATATTACAGGAATCGGCGATATATATGAGTTAGACTCATATGGACTTGATGGTTCCGGGAAATACGTTTTGCTTATTGAAAAAACGACTACTCCGGGTACCGCAACCACCATTACCATTACTCCAGAAATTTTAGGAACCTGCAATGCCCCAGCGAATGACCGTTGTTCTTCTCCCCTCGCTTTGGGATCAGGAAACGGGATCGATCCTATGGCACCCAGCCCTAATGTACCGGCCTGGTCTGATGCGATGAAGGCAAGTACAGCCTGTGCGACTAAACAAAGAATCAGTCGGGCAACTGTAGGTAATCCAGGAACGGCCCTGGTTGTTACTGAAGATCATTATGATTATAAACCTTTCGGCCAACCGAGAAGATATACAGGAAATATTGGAGATGGAGCTAAATTTCTGGGTTCTCCCGTTAGCCAGGCAGATACCTATTTGGAAAATACCCTCTACTATAGTTTTACAGTTCCGGGTACAGGTACCAATTCTGACTGGAATCTCGCCATAGGTAATTCGGGCGGGTGTAGCCAGGAACCCAATGATATGGTAGTCATGATTTTGAATAATCTGGATTGTTCGGATGCAGACAATTCAGGATTACGGGCTAGTCAAAAGATCAGTATGGACAATGGATTGGCTGCTGGCCTTCCTTCCTACACCTTTAGTAGTCTTACCTTAACCGGTGGAAACACATACTATGTAGTTGTTGACGGAACCCGAGCTTCTCAATGCGATTTTTGCATGCTCCTCTATAACGGAGGTGTGGTAAATCCCATCCTTCCTGCTGAACTCAGCAATTTCAATGGATACAATCAAGGAATAGAAAATATCTTGTTATGGGAAACCTCTCTTGAAGAGAATCATGATTATTTTTCTGTAGAGAGAAGTCTTGATGGAGAGAATTTCGAAGAAATTGGCAGAGTACAGGGCATAGGAAATGCTGAAGCCGGAAATTCATATTCATTTATCGATCCTTCGGCCAAAGTCGGACTGAATTATTATCGACTGAATATGATTGATATCGATGGCAGCAGTTATTACTCCAGAAGTATTCAAATATTAAGGGAAGCTCCTTCTACTGCTTTAATTTCCCTTTATCCCAATCCTGCAAGAAGTGAAGTGGAGTTATATTTTAGCTCAGAGGAAAGTGGGACAGCTTATGCAGAGATCATTGATATCAAAGGAAGAAAGGTATTGAGTAAACGGATCAAAACTGCTCCCGGCGAACAAAAAGAAAAGATCAAGCTTGATGAATTGGCCAGTGGAATTTATGCCATCAAATTTCAAATGGGCGCTTATGTGAAGGTGCAAAAACTCATCAAACAGTAA